The following coding sequences lie in one Mercenaria mercenaria strain notata chromosome 5, MADL_Memer_1, whole genome shotgun sequence genomic window:
- the LOC128557223 gene encoding uncharacterized protein LOC128557223 isoform X2, with the protein MTSVVELTKVGKELGYEGEELRNFVKEEQAREREERHNRLEAEKLRAEAEKDRLEAEKDRLELEARLQKEKIEYEKQSSLEAERLRVETEREREKERLEADRERLELEVRLQKEKIEYERRSSLEAEKEKLELERKLELDKLEMEKEKLMLARKLETEKEEAESRKLETEHKFKTDLEKMSKKKVKVKMSPFDEKIDSMDAYLNVYETYAVAQDWDKEIWSLNLPFLLKGTAREVFDRLPLEDRKDYDKLKAALLRQFELTDDGYKKKFRTERPRDNETFVMFLARISRYLDGWLRLSKVDKTYEGLLDFILRDQFLDVCNRELYQNLSSKKLVKARDVAEDADLFAKTRGGPKYVVNRTNKDRSYKPYETPQRQYPISRNVGTSNRGSSNVANRGRSFQPFGVLKCNKCGRIGHSSYYCRSGKYGGNSANAAAELEVEQESSKGENRNSKESRNRGRGRDRSRSRGRGRNRDRDRSKSSRSESGNSIIELSDVEELGMLSVSTCPTKPGTCNGRDVIAMRDTGCTCVIVKRDLVEASQFLEKTRRCKYIDGSEHRLDVARIDIDCPYFKGTVEALVVDNPTNDVIIGNVEGAVEPQFSSLASAVETRAQAKVKKQVKLKVPSQILDVSREEFLEKQQKDSTLDLCRKKAEEGTIKQCRGKGSVRFEIRNRLLYREYTAQNLDKSRQLIVPKCLRETVMKVAHDSLLSGHLGIRKTSDRVLGEFYWPGVMAEVRRYCQSCSICQRTIAKGRVSKVPLGKMPLIDTPFKRVAVDIVGPIEPMTDRKNRYILTMVDYATRYPEAIALPSIETERVAEALVDMYSRLGVPEEMLTDCGSQFTSDLMAEVSRLLSLRQLTTTPYHPMCNGLVEKFNGSLKQMLKRMCSERPRDWDRYLNAMLFAYREVPQESLGFSPFELLYGRTIRGPITVLRELWAGKTENDEVKTTYQYVMDLQEKLEDTCKIAQQQLAKSSARYKKYYNRKARDRRFKAGSKVLVLLPTKHNKLLLHWKGPYVVVEVVNRLDYRIDVDGKLKTFQANMLKQYCERKDDSKSIPDKGILSKVGAAIVEEDQRDYDRLDPNESSDEFLSRVEKDIVLCPIKQGTETYKDVEVNPELPVECKQEVVDLLENFSDVLTDIPGNTNLVEHDIQLSTTDPIRVKGYPIPFHSQPVVKEEVDKMLELGVIEPSNAPFSSPIVLIRKKDNSIRFCIDFRQVNKLTVFDAEPMPNMEEMFSKLSKYRYFSKLDLSKGYWQVPLSEKAKPMTAFETPKGLFQFRKMPFGLVNAPATFCRLMRKVLKDLGHSDSFIDDILVYTITWPEHVVALTELLTRLREAKLTAKPTKCFIGFQKLECLGHMIGDVQTLEPVPNKVQAIQDAERPKTKKAIRSFLGVVGFYRKFIPNFAAIAVPLTDLTKKGQPNLVEWGESQEKAFQTLKASLMGPPILKLPDLDQTFILRVDASDLGLGSVLLQESDGEKLPVAYASRKLLPREQKYSVIEKECLAIVWAVAKFHRYLFGKDFVLETDHQPLTYLNKAKLSNSRLMRWALALQPYRISIRAIPGRENVGADYLSRV; encoded by the exons atgactagtgtagtagagttaacgaaggtaggaaaagagttaggttatgaaggagaggagttacgtaactttgttaaggaagagcaggctagggaacgtgaggaaagacata atagattagaggcagagaaattaagagcagaggcagagaaagataggttagaagcagagaaagatagattagagttagaagctaggttgcagaaagaaaagatagaatatgaaaaacaaagtagtttagaagcagagagattaagagtagaaacagagagagaaagagagaaggaaaggttagaagcagatagggaaagattagagttagaagttaggttgcagaaggaaaagatagaatatgaacgacgtagtagcttagaggctgagaaggaaaagttagagttagaacgtaagttagaattagataagttagaaatggaaaaggagaagttaatgttagctaggaagttagaaacagagaaggaggaagcagaaagtaggaaattagaaacagagcataagtttaagacagacttagaaaagatgagtaagaaaaaggtaaaggttaagatgtctccctttgatgagaaaattgattccatggatgcgtacttgaatgtgtacgaaacgtacgctgttgcgcaggattgggataaagagatatggtcacttaacttaccgttccttctaaagggtacggcaagagaggtttttgataggcttccgttggaagataggaaggattatgataaactgaaagccgctttgctacgtcagttcgaactcactgacgatggctataagaaaaagtttagaactgagaggcctcgggataatgagacctttgtgatgtttctagccagaataagtagatatttagatggttggcttagattgagtaaggtagataaaacgtacgaaggattgttagattttattcttagggaccaatttttagatgtatgtaatagagaactataccagaatttgagtagtaagaagttagttaaagctagggatgtagcagaagatgcagatttgtttgcaaagactcgtggaggtcccaagtatgtcgtgaatcgaaccaataaggaccggagctataaaccatatgaaacacctcagagacagtatcctattagtcgtaatgtaggcactagtaatagaggtagtagcaatgttgctaatagaggtagaagttttcaaccctttggtgtactgaagtgtaataagtgtggtcgaatagggcatagctcatattactgtaggagtggaaagtacggcggtaatagtgccaatgcagcagcagagttagaggtagagcaggaaagtagtaaaggggagaatagaaatagtaaggaaagtagaaatagaggtagaggccgtgaccgatctaggagtagaggtagaggaagaaatagagatagagataggagtaagtcaagtaggtcagagagtggaaatagcattatagaactaagtgatgttgaggagttaggtatgcttagtgtaagtacatgtcctacaaaacccggtacttgtaatggtagggatgtaatcgctatgcgggatacaggttgtacatgtgtgatagtgaaacgggacttagtagaagcaagtcagtttttagagaaaacccgtagatgtaagtacatagatgggagtgaacataggctagatgtagctagaatagatattgattgtccgtatttcaagggtacagtagaggcgttggttgtagataatcctaccaatgatgttataattggtaatgtagagggagctgtagaacctcagtttagtagtttagcgtcagcagtagaaactagggcgcaagccaaagttaagaagcaagtaaagcttaaagttccgtctcagattttagatgtatctagagaggaattcttagaaaagcaacagaaagatagcacgttagatctgtgtagaaagaaggctgaggaaggtacgattaagcagtgtagaggtaaaggttcagttaggtttgagataaggaatagattgttatatagagagtataccgcccagaatttagacaaaagtagacagttgattgtacctaaatgtcttagagaaactgtgatgaaagttgcacatgattcgttactgtcaggccatttaggtataaggaaaactagtgatagggtattaggcgaattttactggccaggagtaatggcagaggttaggaggtactgtcagtcatgtagtatttgtcaacgtactatagctaagggtagagtaagtaaagttccgttaggaaaaatgcctttgattgatactccgtttaagagagttgccgtcgatatcgttggtccgatcgaacctatgactgataggaaaaacaggtacatcttgactatggtagattatgctactagatatccagaagctatagcactacctagtattgaaactgagagagtagcagaggcattagtagatatgtacagtagattaggagtgccagaggaaatgcttaccgattgtggatcgcagtttacgtcagaccttatggcagaagttagtaggttattgtcattaaggcagttaactacaacaccgtatcaccctatgtgtaatggtttagtagagaagtttaacggtagtttaaagcagatgttgaagcgtatgtgtagtgagagacctagagattgggataggtatttgaatgctatgttgtttgcttaccgtgaagttccgcaagaaagtttgggattttctccctttgagttactttacggcagaacaatccgtggaccgataactgtgctaagagagttatgggctggtaagacggagaatgatgaggttaaaaccacttaccagtatgttatggatttgcaagaaaagttggaggatacgtgtaagatagctcagcaacagttagcaaaaagtagtgctagatacaagaagtattacaataggaaggctagagataggaggtttaaggcaggtagtaaggtacttgtattgttacctacgaaacataataagttgttgttacattggaagggtccttacgtagtagtagaggtagtaaatagactagattacaggatagatgtagacggaaagttgaaaacgtttcaagcaaacatgctgaaacagtactgtgaaaggaaggatgatagtaagtctataccagataagggtattttaagtaaggttggagcagctattgtagaggaggatcagagagattatgaccgattagatccgaatgaaagtagtgatgagtttttgagtagagtagaaaaggatatagttttgtgtcctataaagcagggtacagaaacgtacaaagatgtagaggtaaatccagagttaccagtagaatgtaagcaggaagtagtagatttgttagaaaatttctcagatgtactgacagatattcctggaaatactaacttagttgaacatgatattcagttgtcaactacagatccgataagagtaaagggttatcctattccttttcattcgcagccagtagtgaaagaggaagtagataaaatgttggagttgggagtaatcgaaccatccaatgctccattttcctcccctatcgtcctcataaggaaaaaagataacagtataaggttctgtatagattttcgtcaggtcaacaaactgacggttttcgatgctgaacctatgccaaacatggaggaaatgttttcaaagctatctaagtatagatatttttctaaactagacttgagcaaaggttactggcaggttcctttgtctgaaaaggcaaaacccatgactgcttttgaaaccccgaaaggtttgttccagttccgtaagatgccctttggattagttaacgcaccagcaacgttttgtagactgatgcggaaggttttgaaggacctagggcactcagatagcttcatagatgatatcctggtgtatacaatcacatggccagaacatgtagtagcccttactgagttgttaaccagactaagagaggctaagttaacagcaaaaccgactaagtgttttataggttttcagaagttagaatgtttagggcacatgataggagatgttcagacccttgaaccagttccaaataaagTACAGGCTATACAAGATGCCGagagaccgaaaaccaagaaggcaatacgttcgttcttaggtgtagtcggattttacagaaagtttatccccaattttgccgccattgcagttccgctcacagatttgacgaaaaagggtcagccaaatcttgtagagtggggtgaaagtcaagaaaaggcttttcagactttgaaggctagcttaatgggtccgcctattttgaagttgccagatttagatcagacttttatattgagagtagatgcttcagatttaggtttaggctcagtattgcttcaggaaagtgatggagagaaattacctgtagcgtatgctagtagaaaattgctacctagggagcaaaagtactcagtgatagagaaggagtgtttagcgatagtatgggcagtagctaagtttcaccggtatttgttcggtaaagactttgtattagagacagatcatcagccgctcacttatttgaataaagcgaaacttagcaactccaggctgatgagatgggcattggcattgcagccatataggatcagtattagagcaattcctggtagagaaaatgtaggcgcagattatttgagtagagtgtag
- the LOC128557223 gene encoding uncharacterized protein LOC128557223 isoform X1: MTSVVELTKVGKELGYEGEELRNFVKEEQAREREERHSRLEAEKDRLEAEKDRLEAEKLRAEAEKDRLEAEKDRLELEARLQKEKIEYEKQSSLEAERLRVETEREREKERLEADRERLELEVRLQKEKIEYERRSSLEAEKEKLELERKLELDKLEMEKEKLMLARKLETEKEEAESRKLETEHKFKTDLEKMSKKKVKVKMSPFDEKIDSMDAYLNVYETYAVAQDWDKEIWSLNLPFLLKGTAREVFDRLPLEDRKDYDKLKAALLRQFELTDDGYKKKFRTERPRDNETFVMFLARISRYLDGWLRLSKVDKTYEGLLDFILRDQFLDVCNRELYQNLSSKKLVKARDVAEDADLFAKTRGGPKYVVNRTNKDRSYKPYETPQRQYPISRNVGTSNRGSSNVANRGRSFQPFGVLKCNKCGRIGHSSYYCRSGKYGGNSANAAAELEVEQESSKGENRNSKESRNRGRGRDRSRSRGRGRNRDRDRSKSSRSESGNSIIELSDVEELGMLSVSTCPTKPGTCNGRDVIAMRDTGCTCVIVKRDLVEASQFLEKTRRCKYIDGSEHRLDVARIDIDCPYFKGTVEALVVDNPTNDVIIGNVEGAVEPQFSSLASAVETRAQAKVKKQVKLKVPSQILDVSREEFLEKQQKDSTLDLCRKKAEEGTIKQCRGKGSVRFEIRNRLLYREYTAQNLDKSRQLIVPKCLRETVMKVAHDSLLSGHLGIRKTSDRVLGEFYWPGVMAEVRRYCQSCSICQRTIAKGRVSKVPLGKMPLIDTPFKRVAVDIVGPIEPMTDRKNRYILTMVDYATRYPEAIALPSIETERVAEALVDMYSRLGVPEEMLTDCGSQFTSDLMAEVSRLLSLRQLTTTPYHPMCNGLVEKFNGSLKQMLKRMCSERPRDWDRYLNAMLFAYREVPQESLGFSPFELLYGRTIRGPITVLRELWAGKTENDEVKTTYQYVMDLQEKLEDTCKIAQQQLAKSSARYKKYYNRKARDRRFKAGSKVLVLLPTKHNKLLLHWKGPYVVVEVVNRLDYRIDVDGKLKTFQANMLKQYCERKDDSKSIPDKGILSKVGAAIVEEDQRDYDRLDPNESSDEFLSRVEKDIVLCPIKQGTETYKDVEVNPELPVECKQEVVDLLENFSDVLTDIPGNTNLVEHDIQLSTTDPIRVKGYPIPFHSQPVVKEEVDKMLELGVIEPSNAPFSSPIVLIRKKDNSIRFCIDFRQVNKLTVFDAEPMPNMEEMFSKLSKYRYFSKLDLSKGYWQVPLSEKAKPMTAFETPKGLFQFRKMPFGLVNAPATFCRLMRKVLKDLGHSDSFIDDILVYTITWPEHVVALTELLTRLREAKLTAKPTKCFIGFQKLECLGHMIGDVQTLEPVPNKVQAIQDAERPKTKKAIRSFLGVVGFYRKFIPNFAAIAVPLTDLTKKGQPNLVEWGESQEKAFQTLKASLMGPPILKLPDLDQTFILRVDASDLGLGSVLLQESDGEKLPVAYASRKLLPREQKYSVIEKECLAIVWAVAKFHRYLFGKDFVLETDHQPLTYLNKAKLSNSRLMRWALALQPYRISIRAIPGRENVGADYLSRV, encoded by the coding sequence atgactagtgtagtagagttaacgaaggtaggaaaagagttaggttatgaaggagaggagttacgtaactttgttaaggaagagcaggctagggaacgtgaggaaagacatagtagattagaggcagagaaagatagattagaggcagagaaagatagattagaggcagagaaattaagagcagaggcagagaaagataggttagaagcagagaaagatagattagagttagaagctaggttgcagaaagaaaagatagaatatgaaaaacaaagtagtttagaagcagagagattaagagtagaaacagagagagaaagagagaaggaaaggttagaagcagatagggaaagattagagttagaagttaggttgcagaaggaaaagatagaatatgaacgacgtagtagcttagaggctgagaaggaaaagttagagttagaacgtaagttagaattagataagttagaaatggaaaaggagaagttaatgttagctaggaagttagaaacagagaaggaggaagcagaaagtaggaaattagaaacagagcataagtttaagacagacttagaaaagatgagtaagaaaaaggtaaaggttaagatgtctccctttgatgagaaaattgattccatggatgcgtacttgaatgtgtacgaaacgtacgctgttgcgcaggattgggataaagagatatggtcacttaacttaccgttccttctaaagggtacggcaagagaggtttttgataggcttccgttggaagataggaaggattatgataaactgaaagccgctttgctacgtcagttcgaactcactgacgatggctataagaaaaagtttagaactgagaggcctcgggataatgagacctttgtgatgtttctagccagaataagtagatatttagatggttggcttagattgagtaaggtagataaaacgtacgaaggattgttagattttattcttagggaccaatttttagatgtatgtaatagagaactataccagaatttgagtagtaagaagttagttaaagctagggatgtagcagaagatgcagatttgtttgcaaagactcgtggaggtcccaagtatgtcgtgaatcgaaccaataaggaccggagctataaaccatatgaaacacctcagagacagtatcctattagtcgtaatgtaggcactagtaatagaggtagtagcaatgttgctaatagaggtagaagttttcaaccctttggtgtactgaagtgtaataagtgtggtcgaatagggcatagctcatattactgtaggagtggaaagtacggcggtaatagtgccaatgcagcagcagagttagaggtagagcaggaaagtagtaaaggggagaatagaaatagtaaggaaagtagaaatagaggtagaggccgtgaccgatctaggagtagaggtagaggaagaaatagagatagagataggagtaagtcaagtaggtcagagagtggaaatagcattatagaactaagtgatgttgaggagttaggtatgcttagtgtaagtacatgtcctacaaaacccggtacttgtaatggtagggatgtaatcgctatgcgggatacaggttgtacatgtgtgatagtgaaacgggacttagtagaagcaagtcagtttttagagaaaacccgtagatgtaagtacatagatgggagtgaacataggctagatgtagctagaatagatattgattgtccgtatttcaagggtacagtagaggcgttggttgtagataatcctaccaatgatgttataattggtaatgtagagggagctgtagaacctcagtttagtagtttagcgtcagcagtagaaactagggcgcaagccaaagttaagaagcaagtaaagcttaaagttccgtctcagattttagatgtatctagagaggaattcttagaaaagcaacagaaagatagcacgttagatctgtgtagaaagaaggctgaggaaggtacgattaagcagtgtagaggtaaaggttcagttaggtttgagataaggaatagattgttatatagagagtataccgcccagaatttagacaaaagtagacagttgattgtacctaaatgtcttagagaaactgtgatgaaagttgcacatgattcgttactgtcaggccatttaggtataaggaaaactagtgatagggtattaggcgaattttactggccaggagtaatggcagaggttaggaggtactgtcagtcatgtagtatttgtcaacgtactatagctaagggtagagtaagtaaagttccgttaggaaaaatgcctttgattgatactccgtttaagagagttgccgtcgatatcgttggtccgatcgaacctatgactgataggaaaaacaggtacatcttgactatggtagattatgctactagatatccagaagctatagcactacctagtattgaaactgagagagtagcagaggcattagtagatatgtacagtagattaggagtgccagaggaaatgcttaccgattgtggatcgcagtttacgtcagaccttatggcagaagttagtaggttattgtcattaaggcagttaactacaacaccgtatcaccctatgtgtaatggtttagtagagaagtttaacggtagtttaaagcagatgttgaagcgtatgtgtagtgagagacctagagattgggataggtatttgaatgctatgttgtttgcttaccgtgaagttccgcaagaaagtttgggattttctccctttgagttactttacggcagaacaatccgtggaccgataactgtgctaagagagttatgggctggtaagacggagaatgatgaggttaaaaccacttaccagtatgttatggatttgcaagaaaagttggaggatacgtgtaagatagctcagcaacagttagcaaaaagtagtgctagatacaagaagtattacaataggaaggctagagataggaggtttaaggcaggtagtaaggtacttgtattgttacctacgaaacataataagttgttgttacattggaagggtccttacgtagtagtagaggtagtaaatagactagattacaggatagatgtagacggaaagttgaaaacgtttcaagcaaacatgctgaaacagtactgtgaaaggaaggatgatagtaagtctataccagataagggtattttaagtaaggttggagcagctattgtagaggaggatcagagagattatgaccgattagatccgaatgaaagtagtgatgagtttttgagtagagtagaaaaggatatagttttgtgtcctataaagcagggtacagaaacgtacaaagatgtagaggtaaatccagagttaccagtagaatgtaagcaggaagtagtagatttgttagaaaatttctcagatgtactgacagatattcctggaaatactaacttagttgaacatgatattcagttgtcaactacagatccgataagagtaaagggttatcctattccttttcattcgcagccagtagtgaaagaggaagtagataaaatgttggagttgggagtaatcgaaccatccaatgctccattttcctcccctatcgtcctcataaggaaaaaagataacagtataaggttctgtatagattttcgtcaggtcaacaaactgacggttttcgatgctgaacctatgccaaacatggaggaaatgttttcaaagctatctaagtatagatatttttctaaactagacttgagcaaaggttactggcaggttcctttgtctgaaaaggcaaaacccatgactgcttttgaaaccccgaaaggtttgttccagttccgtaagatgccctttggattagttaacgcaccagcaacgttttgtagactgatgcggaaggttttgaaggacctagggcactcagatagcttcatagatgatatcctggtgtatacaatcacatggccagaacatgtagtagcccttactgagttgttaaccagactaagagaggctaagttaacagcaaaaccgactaagtgttttataggttttcagaagttagaatgtttagggcacatgataggagatgttcagacccttgaaccagttccaaataaagTACAGGCTATACAAGATGCCGagagaccgaaaaccaagaaggcaatacgttcgttcttaggtgtagtcggattttacagaaagtttatccccaattttgccgccattgcagttccgctcacagatttgacgaaaaagggtcagccaaatcttgtagagtggggtgaaagtcaagaaaaggcttttcagactttgaaggctagcttaatgggtccgcctattttgaagttgccagatttagatcagacttttatattgagagtagatgcttcagatttaggtttaggctcagtattgcttcaggaaagtgatggagagaaattacctgtagcgtatgctagtagaaaattgctacctagggagcaaaagtactcagtgatagagaaggagtgtttagcgatagtatgggcagtagctaagtttcaccggtatttgttcggtaaagactttgtattagagacagatcatcagccgctcacttatttgaataaagcgaaacttagcaactccaggctgatgagatgggcattggcattgcagccatataggatcagtattagagcaattcctggtagagaaaatgtaggcgcagattatttgagtagagtgtag